A stretch of Lysinibacillus agricola DNA encodes these proteins:
- a CDS encoding stalk domain-containing protein yields MKMTKVVPFAMSALLIGGAVVAPSASANEGEAVVTNATDNNEQNPQVQPIFIKVAGTVDNVEKRDDATYYTVKEGENTNVFVVNDDTLVFDNTGKEVKLQKGYKVTAYTYANKPMLMIYPPQYNPEVIIVESEEMGTVEVDFFNKELVNTDNTLKLNVGEETELLSLSGKEVKAEDLAEQHLLVFYTIATMSIPAQTPPTKVVVLDTVAQEPGEVDPGEVNPSESAIQEIINKDFYEVEGTKMVPLRLIAEELGFKVESTGKGAIISKGALSYTITRGQKEYGYNKAIRHFKVAPALLEPSKTYVPVEFVEELMK; encoded by the coding sequence ATGAAAATGACGAAAGTCGTACCATTTGCCATGTCAGCATTATTAATCGGGGGCGCTGTAGTAGCTCCATCTGCATCAGCAAACGAAGGAGAAGCGGTTGTAACGAACGCTACTGACAATAATGAGCAAAATCCACAAGTTCAGCCGATTTTTATTAAAGTAGCTGGAACAGTTGACAATGTTGAAAAACGTGATGATGCAACGTATTACACTGTTAAAGAAGGCGAAAATACAAATGTTTTTGTCGTAAATGACGATACACTTGTTTTCGATAATACTGGTAAAGAAGTAAAGCTACAAAAAGGTTATAAAGTAACGGCTTACACTTATGCAAACAAACCAATGCTTATGATTTATCCACCACAATATAACCCAGAGGTAATTATTGTTGAATCAGAAGAAATGGGAACTGTTGAAGTAGACTTTTTCAATAAAGAATTAGTGAATACGGATAACACATTAAAACTAAATGTTGGCGAAGAAACAGAATTACTTAGCCTATCTGGCAAAGAAGTAAAGGCTGAGGACTTAGCAGAACAACATTTACTAGTGTTCTATACAATCGCAACAATGAGCATCCCAGCACAAACACCTCCTACAAAAGTTGTCGTTTTAGATACGGTTGCACAAGAGCCAGGTGAGGTTGATCCTGGTGAAGTTAATCCATCTGAATCTGCTATCCAAGAAATCATTAACAAGGACTTTTATGAAGTTGAAGGTACAAAAATGGTACCACTACGTTTAATTGCCGAAGAGTTAGGCTTTAAAGTAGAATCAACAGGAAAAGGCGCTATTATCTCTAAAGGTGCTTTATCTTATACAATTACACGTGGTCAAAAAGAATACGGCTATAATAAAGCAATCCGTCATTTTAAAGTTGCACCAGCTTTATTAGAACCATCAAAAACATATGTACCAGTTGAATTTGTTGAAGAATTAATGAAATAA
- a CDS encoding DUF2167 domain-containing protein, producing MKSWIAKLFKSVTVMTLIMMMCAVPAFAEEELNWVEGSGQKVDVGTNLAELELGSDFIFLNAEDTKKYLKQGGMEPSGSEIGVVFPKDEKQTWAVYFEYEESGHIKDDEKTDIDADALLDSYKEGTEEMNKELSPENQLFVDKWDVAPFYDNQLHSLSWSLLAHDNQNNGVINYNVRILSRQGYISAILVSDPANLQADRIVFNNKILKQFNLKQGQRYEDFDKKTDKVAEFGLTGLILGGAGLAVAKKAGLLAVLIPLLKKFGIIIVVAVGAIWGFIRKKTGLKKEQSEEQSTQSEQPEQSEQPTQSEQPAQSEQPAQDQEIDKQKV from the coding sequence TTGAAATCGTGGATTGCAAAACTATTTAAATCAGTAACTGTTATGACTTTAATTATGATGATGTGTGCGGTTCCCGCATTCGCCGAAGAAGAGCTGAATTGGGTAGAAGGTAGTGGACAGAAAGTTGACGTGGGGACCAATTTAGCGGAACTGGAGTTAGGCAGTGATTTTATTTTTCTTAATGCCGAAGATACGAAAAAGTATCTAAAGCAAGGCGGAATGGAACCGAGCGGGTCAGAAATCGGTGTGGTTTTCCCAAAAGATGAAAAACAGACTTGGGCCGTTTATTTCGAATATGAAGAATCTGGACATATAAAAGACGACGAGAAAACAGATATCGATGCTGATGCTTTGTTAGACAGCTACAAAGAAGGTACGGAAGAAATGAATAAGGAGTTAAGCCCTGAAAATCAGTTATTCGTTGACAAATGGGATGTTGCTCCATTCTACGACAACCAATTACATAGTTTGTCGTGGTCATTATTGGCGCATGATAATCAGAACAACGGTGTTATTAACTACAATGTGCGAATTCTATCCCGCCAAGGCTATATCTCAGCGATACTCGTCTCAGATCCGGCGAATTTGCAGGCCGATCGTATAGTGTTTAACAACAAGATCCTAAAGCAGTTTAACTTAAAGCAAGGTCAACGCTATGAGGATTTTGACAAAAAAACCGATAAGGTAGCTGAATTCGGCTTGACAGGATTAATTCTTGGAGGCGCGGGTCTGGCGGTTGCCAAAAAAGCGGGCTTGCTTGCTGTGCTCATCCCTCTATTAAAGAAGTTCGGGATCATAATTGTGGTGGCCGTCGGCGCGATTTGGGGCTTTATTCGCAAAAAAACCGGATTGAAGAAAGAGCAGTCGGAGGAACAATCGACACAATCTGAACAGCCAGAACAATCGGAGCAACCAACACAATCTGAACAACCAGCACAATCAGAGCAACCGGCACAGGACCAGGAGATTGACAAGCAGAAAGTTTAA
- a CDS encoding tetratricopeptide repeat-containing diguanylate cyclase → MNTQEFDELWITLNELYNANRYLEYIELSSAAIESAIALGMYNKAILLLRYRCASYFQTGDLQVSISVLEQYRELTFQYGDDIDLIHHYILASIYWGTFGHLKKSEEFMIKGLKIAERIQHVESMGKIYNNLSDLENSLGNYQKAKEFALKSLYYANAFETKHDNPYTGIIHPKINLAVAQIWLEEFDEAYEILQELLVTIQNPPYSKVQLEVMNAYALLNEKQGSVGEAIDLYQKAKHYALQNNDLSLLQTIYNSLVKLIEEQGNKIVLCSIQKEYINILLEIQRENYTHVLFEMEYNDQKKQFEKTSYIDPLTNIYNRRYFDENAEKMVEKASSENQQLALMMIDLDHFKEINDTNGHLFGDDALTITATTLKDYFQPFESIVARFGGDEFIVLSQLREGESVQSMTENLYQTLTALSLTINDEAVQLEFSIGVSTNKQGQITEVEELIHSADTALYTSKRNGRNQITVFNQYSDVGNSK, encoded by the coding sequence ATGAACACACAAGAATTTGACGAATTATGGATTACGCTAAATGAATTATATAATGCGAATCGCTATTTAGAATATATAGAATTAAGTAGTGCCGCAATTGAAAGTGCCATTGCACTTGGTATGTATAATAAAGCAATCCTGTTATTACGTTATCGCTGTGCAAGCTATTTTCAAACAGGTGATTTGCAAGTTTCCATTAGTGTGCTTGAGCAATATCGTGAATTAACCTTTCAATATGGCGATGATATCGATTTAATCCATCATTATATTTTAGCCTCCATCTATTGGGGGACATTTGGTCATTTAAAGAAATCTGAAGAGTTTATGATCAAGGGACTAAAGATTGCTGAGCGTATTCAACATGTAGAAAGTATGGGGAAAATTTATAATAATTTAAGTGATTTAGAAAACTCCTTAGGAAATTATCAAAAGGCGAAGGAATTTGCATTAAAGAGCCTATACTATGCCAATGCTTTTGAGACGAAGCATGACAATCCTTATACAGGAATTATCCATCCCAAAATAAACTTAGCTGTTGCGCAAATTTGGCTGGAAGAATTTGATGAAGCATATGAAATATTGCAGGAGCTGCTGGTGACGATTCAGAACCCGCCTTATTCCAAGGTGCAATTGGAGGTTATGAATGCCTATGCTCTGCTTAATGAAAAACAGGGAAGCGTTGGCGAGGCCATTGATTTATATCAAAAGGCGAAGCACTATGCCTTACAAAATAATGATTTATCTTTGCTTCAAACCATTTACAATTCTTTAGTAAAGCTTATAGAAGAGCAGGGTAATAAAATTGTGTTGTGCTCGATACAGAAGGAATATATTAACATTTTACTAGAAATACAAAGGGAAAATTATACACATGTGTTATTTGAGATGGAGTACAATGACCAGAAGAAGCAATTTGAAAAAACTTCTTATATTGATCCATTAACGAATATTTATAATCGTCGTTATTTTGATGAGAATGCAGAGAAAATGGTGGAGAAAGCTTCATCAGAAAATCAGCAATTAGCATTAATGATGATTGATTTAGATCATTTTAAAGAAATTAATGATACAAACGGTCATTTATTTGGGGATGATGCTTTGACGATTACTGCTACTACATTAAAAGACTATTTTCAACCGTTTGAGTCGATTGTCGCTCGTTTTGGCGGAGATGAGTTTATTGTTCTTAGTCAATTAAGGGAAGGCGAATCTGTTCAATCAATGACGGAAAACCTCTATCAAACATTAACTGCTCTATCCTTAACAATCAATGATGAGGCCGTTCAATTAGAATTTAGTATTGGGGTAAGTACAAATAAACAAGGCCAGATTACCGAAGTCGAAGAACTGATCCATAGTGCGGACACAGCACTATATACGTCAAAGCGCAATGGCCGAAACCAAATCACAGTCTTTAACCAATATAGTGATGTGGGAAATAGTAAATAA
- a CDS encoding glycerophosphoryl diester phosphodiesterase membrane domain-containing protein — MHKAGQVMRQAIYNVYMYRIDYVQVFGLIRLFQFLLIIPMTTIVFKLMLQVTGYTHITEQNIQSFIMHPFVISMIILLIMTILLFIYYEMGFLFLMAFYQQRGIRYRFLHIWQQLNRKVIYFFSVQVIFLIIYIALLLPLASFMLPLTLTQAISIPHFLTDEIMSSRSGQLLYAAVASVLVIVGIRSILTLPIFTIQPKISIIRSLIQSWRFSKRGLFELLVLLTMLLAGHLLVMLGITVIGTLPLYILERFMPSAALVTAGLTLAFLEMVFVVLFSLLQATFSQVMVAITYNTPVLGKARFTPKFKKRRYKPLSFIVLIVFVVLSVMNTISLEKSVYAPDTKIIAHRGFTAGNVENTISGLVSAASAGADLIEIDIQQTVDGQFVVFHDRTLRRLTGKNGVIANMTLGELKTLTIHANGLNDKISSLDDFIEVAKALNVSLLIELKVHGKETEDVLPKLVEKLKAYKVLDTYYVQSSDPQMMSQLKKLTPNLRVGVVYVLNIGPMVETVDFIALEESWVTDQLITELKLQKIDLFVWTLNKDRSLQEFIEKNVTGVITDHPNVALDIRTKQSEHQYFLQRVLNRLQFIF; from the coding sequence ATGCACAAAGCGGGACAAGTAATGCGACAAGCCATCTACAATGTTTATATGTATCGCATTGATTATGTACAGGTTTTCGGGCTGATTAGGTTATTTCAGTTTTTATTAATTATTCCTATGACAACTATCGTATTTAAGCTAATGCTGCAAGTAACGGGTTATACACATATTACTGAGCAAAATATACAAAGTTTTATCATGCACCCCTTTGTCATCTCAATGATCATTCTTTTGATCATGACCATTTTACTATTTATTTATTATGAAATGGGCTTTCTTTTTTTAATGGCGTTTTACCAACAAAGGGGTATTCGTTATCGATTTCTACACATATGGCAGCAGCTCAATCGTAAAGTTATTTATTTTTTTAGTGTGCAGGTCATTTTTCTAATTATTTATATTGCACTTTTATTACCATTAGCTTCATTTATGCTACCGCTAACATTAACTCAAGCCATCTCTATTCCACATTTTTTAACAGATGAAATAATGAGCAGTCGTTCTGGCCAGCTACTTTATGCTGCTGTTGCAAGTGTTTTAGTAATAGTGGGGATACGTAGCATTTTGACATTGCCGATTTTTACAATCCAACCAAAGATATCAATAATTCGTTCATTAATACAGAGCTGGCGTTTTTCGAAGCGAGGCTTGTTTGAACTTCTTGTATTATTAACCATGCTTTTAGCAGGTCATTTACTCGTAATGCTAGGGATTACGGTAATAGGTACCTTGCCATTATATATTTTAGAGCGTTTTATGCCGAGTGCAGCACTTGTCACAGCGGGGCTTACACTTGCCTTTTTAGAAATGGTCTTCGTGGTGTTATTTAGTTTACTGCAAGCAACGTTTTCACAAGTAATGGTGGCTATTACCTATAATACGCCTGTTTTAGGCAAGGCAAGGTTTACACCGAAGTTTAAGAAAAGGCGCTATAAGCCATTGTCTTTCATTGTTTTGATTGTTTTCGTCGTATTAAGTGTGATGAATACTATTTCGCTAGAGAAAAGCGTCTATGCACCAGATACAAAAATTATTGCTCATCGTGGCTTTACAGCGGGCAATGTTGAAAATACAATCAGTGGCCTTGTCAGCGCAGCAAGTGCAGGGGCAGACCTAATCGAAATCGACATTCAGCAAACAGTAGATGGACAATTCGTTGTCTTCCACGACCGAACATTAAGAAGACTTACAGGTAAAAACGGTGTTATCGCTAATATGACGCTCGGTGAATTAAAGACCCTGACGATTCATGCAAATGGCTTAAACGATAAAATTTCATCATTAGATGATTTTATTGAAGTAGCAAAGGCTCTAAATGTTTCCTTACTAATTGAATTGAAAGTTCATGGTAAAGAAACGGAAGACGTATTACCCAAGTTAGTAGAAAAACTAAAGGCTTATAAGGTGCTCGATACGTATTATGTGCAATCATCAGATCCACAAATGATGTCACAGTTAAAAAAATTGACACCCAACTTACGTGTTGGTGTTGTCTATGTATTAAATATCGGGCCAATGGTTGAAACTGTAGATTTTATTGCACTTGAGGAATCCTGGGTAACAGATCAGCTAATCACAGAGCTGAAGCTACAAAAAATTGATTTGTTTGTATGGACACTAAATAAAGATCGTTCATTACAAGAGTTTATCGAGAAAAATGTCACCGGAGTCATTACCGATCATCCAAATGTAGCCTTGGATATACGAACAAAGCAAAGTGAGCATCAATACTTTTTACAGCGTGTACTAAATCGACTTCAATTCATATTTTAG
- a CDS encoding sigma-70 family RNA polymerase sigma factor — MDIEKIIAEHGDYLLKVAYLYVKNEATAEDIVQDVFIAFYQKQEQFRQESSLRTYLVKMTVNRSHDYLRSWKSKRLTLFEKITGRTTAVTPEKEFLAKSTKRELVEALFTLSVAYREVLILYYFEDMTTVEIAQLVCCPEATVRTRLQRARKQLATAIGDYDWEVLRHESI, encoded by the coding sequence ATGGATATCGAAAAAATTATTGCAGAGCACGGTGACTATTTGCTAAAGGTTGCTTATTTATATGTGAAAAATGAAGCAACGGCTGAGGACATTGTGCAAGATGTGTTTATCGCCTTTTATCAAAAGCAAGAGCAATTTCGGCAAGAATCATCATTACGTACATATTTAGTGAAAATGACGGTCAATCGAAGCCATGATTATTTGCGTAGCTGGAAAAGTAAACGATTGACACTCTTTGAAAAAATAACAGGGCGTACGACAGCCGTCACGCCTGAAAAAGAATTTCTTGCTAAGTCCACAAAACGAGAGCTAGTAGAAGCTCTGTTTACATTATCTGTGGCATACAGAGAAGTACTGATTCTCTATTATTTTGAGGATATGACGACAGTGGAAATCGCACAGCTAGTATGTTGTCCAGAAGCGACGGTACGGACAAGATTACAGCGGGCTAGAAAGCAACTTGCAACAGCAATCGGTGATTATGATTGGGAGGTGTTACGCCATGAATCAATTTAA
- a CDS encoding amidohydrolase, with protein MATLWTGGKIYTMAQVGEIVEAVLVKDGKIVATGSVDSLSPQATSIQHLQGNVMYPGFVDSHLHMIGYGEKLKHIDVSNIKSKEELLAIIRERMTEVPADEWVIVIGLNETQFEAPIFPTLAELDALGEAHLIIKRSCHHLILANSKALSFAGITNGTPSPEGGVIDKVDGQLTGVLKDAALYMIVNHMPHITPEYIEDALEKAVISLQSYGLVGGHSEDLSYYGPPLQPIHAFRKIVEAKQSFKVHLLQHHTVFEEVAKMEETSSPYLEFGAMKIFIDGAFGGRTAALREPYCDEPGNCGMLVHSTEQLEEYVQLARQHGQTVAVHAIGDLAIETILKVFAAHPPRKGQLDRVIHCSLVDEGILEKLASLPVAVDMQPQFVQGEYEAELARLGEERAKGLHPLKSLLARGLVVAGGSDAPIEVPNPLHGIYAAVTRRNFWESHNGYGPEEKISRFEAVRLYTTGAAQIIAQDHVRGKIERGYTADFTVLEEDLFTIAIENISQVKVAYTVVDGRIVYKKRCKE; from the coding sequence TTGGCAACGTTATGGACAGGTGGAAAAATTTACACAATGGCGCAAGTTGGCGAAATAGTTGAAGCAGTCCTTGTAAAAGATGGGAAAATTGTGGCGACAGGCTCAGTAGATAGCTTGTCGCCACAAGCTACTTCTATTCAACATTTACAAGGAAATGTGATGTATCCAGGCTTTGTCGATAGTCATTTACATATGATTGGCTATGGGGAAAAATTAAAGCATATCGATGTATCGAACATTAAAAGTAAGGAAGAGCTATTGGCCATTATTCGTGAACGGATGACAGAGGTTCCCGCTGATGAATGGGTGATCGTGATAGGGCTTAATGAGACGCAATTTGAAGCTCCTATTTTCCCAACATTAGCTGAACTAGATGCACTTGGTGAAGCACATCTTATTATTAAACGAAGCTGTCACCATTTAATTTTGGCTAATTCCAAGGCGCTATCATTTGCAGGCATTACCAATGGCACTCCATCACCAGAGGGTGGTGTGATTGATAAGGTGGATGGACAGCTAACTGGTGTTTTAAAGGATGCAGCGTTGTATATGATTGTTAACCATATGCCTCATATTACGCCCGAGTATATTGAGGATGCTCTCGAAAAGGCAGTAATATCCCTGCAATCATATGGCTTAGTAGGTGGTCATTCTGAGGATTTAAGTTATTACGGACCGCCGCTTCAACCAATACATGCTTTTCGAAAGATTGTTGAGGCAAAGCAATCGTTTAAAGTTCATTTATTACAACACCACACGGTATTTGAAGAAGTTGCCAAGATGGAAGAAACATCTTCTCCTTATTTAGAGTTTGGTGCCATGAAGATTTTTATCGATGGTGCCTTTGGAGGACGTACTGCTGCTCTTCGTGAACCGTACTGTGATGAACCAGGCAATTGCGGTATGCTCGTACATTCAACAGAACAATTAGAAGAATATGTTCAACTTGCACGTCAACATGGACAAACAGTGGCAGTGCATGCCATTGGAGATTTAGCCATTGAAACAATTTTAAAAGTATTTGCCGCCCATCCGCCTCGCAAAGGTCAATTAGATCGTGTTATTCATTGTAGCTTGGTCGATGAAGGTATTTTAGAAAAACTTGCTTCGTTGCCTGTCGCAGTGGATATGCAACCGCAATTTGTGCAGGGAGAGTATGAAGCAGAACTAGCTAGGCTAGGGGAGGAACGAGCAAAAGGCTTGCACCCGTTAAAATCGCTACTAGCTCGTGGATTAGTTGTTGCAGGTGGTAGTGATGCCCCGATTGAAGTACCCAATCCCTTACATGGTATATATGCTGCAGTAACAAGACGGAATTTTTGGGAATCTCATAATGGCTACGGTCCAGAGGAGAAAATTTCACGCTTTGAGGCAGTACGACTCTATACTACAGGGGCTGCACAAATAATAGCCCAAGACCATGTTCGAGGTAAGATTGAAAGAGGCTATACTGCAGACTTCACTGTTCTAGAAGAGGATCTTTTTACGATAGCTATCGAAAATATTTCACAAGTAAAAGTCGCCTATACGGTTGTTGATGGCCGTATCGTTTATAAAAAACGCTGTAAAGAATAA
- a CDS encoding GNAT family N-acetyltransferase, producing the protein MLINSQEFNVNELHYTIRSATIEDAQALSELRLQLDGETENFDREQGEGFIDTKGFEAIIKEDTESPRNLCLVTVVDNRIVGFSRCAGSPLKRIAHKVDFGVGVLMEFWRYGIGKNFLKASVEWADANDIKKMALTVVETNDKAILLYKKLGFEVEGVLKNDKLLSDGNYYNTIVMGRIKA; encoded by the coding sequence ATGCTCATAAACAGCCAAGAATTTAATGTAAATGAACTTCATTATACAATTAGATCCGCTACTATCGAAGATGCCCAAGCATTATCAGAATTAAGGTTACAACTTGATGGTGAAACGGAAAACTTCGATAGAGAACAAGGGGAAGGCTTTATCGATACGAAAGGATTTGAAGCGATTATTAAGGAGGACACAGAAAGTCCAAGAAATTTGTGTTTAGTGACAGTAGTCGATAATCGCATTGTCGGATTCTCTAGATGTGCGGGCTCGCCATTAAAGAGAATTGCTCATAAAGTAGATTTCGGTGTAGGTGTATTAATGGAGTTTTGGCGCTATGGGATAGGCAAAAATTTCTTAAAAGCATCGGTAGAATGGGCTGACGCTAATGACATTAAAAAAATGGCCTTGACTGTTGTAGAGACAAATGACAAAGCAATTTTGCTCTATAAAAAGCTTGGCTTTGAAGTTGAAGGCGTCTTGAAAAATGATAAACTCCTTTCAGATGGCAACTATTATAATACGATTGTCATGGGAAGAATTAAGGCATAA
- a CDS encoding TIGR04104 family putative zinc finger protein, which produces MNQFKEDVLKELRDVKLTDEKKQAIAQKTRSKTKQRRSSPWQYRVVLATFTLFVIGFSYLLLQNKNSGSHQAASLQQEGDTWSLWTILQYDLVKGILIFSFMVGLAFFVKWVLLKKGYGLPVCIECGETWSEKQARRMYRKNGQLECPYCGKKQYRSKKSMKMSGILTFPIPFMAFMHIIFNNIAIGTIFFVAGVYIFYRLLAPYVFDLQEDDPTNDPLW; this is translated from the coding sequence ATGAATCAATTTAAAGAAGATGTGCTAAAAGAACTTCGAGATGTAAAGCTAACAGATGAGAAAAAACAGGCAATTGCCCAGAAAACTCGTAGTAAAACTAAACAAAGAAGAAGTAGTCCATGGCAATATCGTGTGGTGCTTGCGACGTTTACGCTTTTTGTCATTGGTTTTAGTTATTTATTATTACAAAATAAAAATTCAGGAAGTCATCAAGCAGCTAGTTTACAGCAAGAAGGGGATACATGGAGCCTATGGACAATTTTGCAATACGATTTAGTAAAAGGTATATTGATTTTTAGCTTTATGGTGGGGCTTGCTTTTTTTGTTAAATGGGTGTTATTAAAGAAAGGATATGGCCTACCAGTGTGCATTGAGTGTGGCGAAACTTGGTCAGAAAAGCAAGCGCGAAGAATGTACCGGAAAAATGGACAACTAGAATGTCCTTATTGTGGGAAAAAACAATATCGCTCAAAAAAATCAATGAAAATGAGTGGTATTTTAACGTTCCCGATTCCATTTATGGCTTTTATGCATATAATCTTTAATAATATTGCAATCGGGACCATTTTCTTTGTAGCGGGTGTTTATATTTTTTATCGTCTATTAGCGCCATATGTATTTGATTTACAAGAAGATGATCCTACCAACGATCCGCTTTGGTAA
- a CDS encoding biotin transporter BioY: MKKNSTYNYVLAAFGAAIIAVLAQVTIPLPLIPITGQTLAVGLVVTILGTRIGTLSVLLYILLGAASIPVFSGMSGGIAILVGPTGGYIIGFLATAIIMGLYLDKFGITIFNAIVANLIGMVVTLTFGTAWLKIVGDLTWTAAFMGGAAPFIVVGIVKAVLAGWMGVIVRRRLEQAHLISFSGVQTPAEQRNSV, encoded by the coding sequence TTGAAAAAAAATAGTACATATAATTATGTGTTAGCGGCATTTGGTGCAGCGATTATTGCTGTTCTTGCACAAGTAACGATTCCGCTTCCACTTATTCCAATTACAGGACAAACATTAGCAGTAGGCTTAGTTGTAACGATTTTAGGGACAAGAATTGGTACATTATCAGTATTGCTTTATATTTTGCTTGGTGCAGCAAGTATTCCAGTATTTAGCGGTATGTCAGGTGGAATTGCTATTTTGGTTGGTCCAACGGGTGGCTATATTATTGGTTTCCTAGCTACTGCAATCATTATGGGCTTATATTTAGATAAATTTGGCATTACGATTTTCAATGCCATCGTTGCGAACCTAATTGGGATGGTTGTGACATTGACGTTTGGAACGGCTTGGTTAAAAATCGTTGGAGATTTAACTTGGACAGCTGCATTTATGGGTGGTGCGGCACCATTTATCGTGGTAGGTATTGTGAAAGCTGTACTGGCAGGATGGATGGGTGTCATTGTTCGTCGTCGCTTAGAACAAGCACATTTAATTTCTTTCAGCGGGGTCCAAACACCCGCTGAACAGAGGAACTCAGTCTAA
- a CDS encoding sigma factor has protein sequence MHEKMIDEHAEHLLRLAYFYVKNRHAAEDIVQEVFIKFSQPNYEERGQLRAYLSTLTINKSKDYLKSWHYKK, from the coding sequence ATGCATGAAAAAATGATAGATGAACATGCAGAGCATTTATTGCGTCTCGCTTATTTTTACGTGAAAAATAGACATGCAGCAGAGGATATTGTGCAGGAGGTTTTTATAAAATTTTCTCAACCTAATTATGAGGAACGTGGACAGCTACGTGCTTATTTATCTACGTTAACGATTAATAAAAGCAAGGATTATTTAAAAAGCTGGCATTATAAAAAATGA
- a CDS encoding cysteine hydrolase family protein, with amino-acid sequence MKQALIIVDMQEAFFLDSENYLFDYEKVLENINMLITWARHSEVPIIFVQHTDSNKDDDFAFGKPGWDLYHGLLRQPEDKVIQKTTWDAFYKTELAQYLRNQQVEQLIFAGAQTEFCLDTTIRNAYSYGYHHNILVEGAHTTLDSRVLNAQQIIKHHESVWHNRFVNIQPRTFFQTK; translated from the coding sequence ATGAAGCAGGCATTAATTATAGTGGATATGCAGGAAGCATTCTTTTTGGATAGTGAAAACTACTTATTTGATTATGAAAAAGTATTAGAAAACATTAATATGTTAATAACTTGGGCACGGCATAGTGAAGTTCCAATTATTTTTGTCCAACATACGGATTCAAATAAAGACGACGATTTTGCATTTGGAAAGCCAGGCTGGGATCTATATCACGGGCTTCTACGACAACCCGAGGATAAAGTGATTCAAAAAACAACGTGGGATGCATTCTATAAAACGGAATTAGCGCAATACTTACGGAACCAACAAGTTGAGCAGCTTATTTTCGCTGGCGCTCAAACAGAATTTTGCCTTGATACGACCATTCGAAATGCTTATAGCTATGGGTACCATCACAATATTTTAGTTGAAGGTGCACATACCACACTAGATAGTCGCGTATTAAATGCGCAGCAAATCATAAAGCACCACGAGTCTGTTTGGCACAATCGATTCGTGAACATTCAGCCACGTACTTTTTTTCAAACTAAGTAA
- a CDS encoding sigma-70 family RNA polymerase sigma factor yields MKANKQRDELIEAKERSHIGAAILKLPLTYREPIILYYYEEMKIAEIAQVLGIVENTVKTRLRRAREILKSDLKQEEWEVLGHE; encoded by the coding sequence GTGAAGGCTAACAAACAGCGTGATGAACTGATTGAAGCGAAGGAAAGATCGCATATCGGAGCAGCTATTCTAAAGCTTCCACTAACATATAGAGAGCCAATCATCCTTTACTATTATGAAGAGATGAAGATTGCCGAAATAGCACAGGTTCTAGGTATTGTAGAAAACACTGTTAAAACAAGGCTGAGAAGGGCAAGAGAAATCCTAAAGTCTGATCTAAAGCAGGAGGAATGGGAGGTGCTTGGACATGAATGA